In Desulfobulbaceae bacterium, a genomic segment contains:
- a CDS encoding HEPN domain-containing protein has translation MIEHKKSLIEFRLIEANDSLKEATVLLQSGMSFRSVMNLLYYAMFYAVLSLLQDKAIGTSKHSGAIALFDREYVKTGDFTKEMSKALHRAFQLRQIGDYMEETIVTLEDIEEIRPLAEQFVTNVENFFSGNNTPDSR, from the coding sequence ATGATTGAACATAAGAAGTCCCTCATCGAATTCCGTCTTATTGAAGCAAATGACTCCTTAAAAGAAGCCACGGTTCTCCTTCAATCCGGCATGAGTTTCCGCTCCGTTATGAACCTGCTTTACTACGCCATGTTTTACGCTGTCCTCTCCCTGCTACAAGACAAAGCTATCGGGACATCGAAACATTCAGGTGCCATAGCACTCTTTGATCGGGAATATGTTAAGACTGGTGATTTCACCAAGGAAATGTCAAAGGCCCTTCATAGGGCCTTTCAACTTCGGCAGATTGGAGATTACATGGAGGAAACAATAGTAACACTTGAAGATATCGAGGAGATCCGACCACTTGCAGAACAGTTTGTGACCAATGTGGAAAATTTTTTCAGCGGAAATAATACACCTGATTCCAGATAA